A stretch of the Oncorhynchus clarkii lewisi isolate Uvic-CL-2024 chromosome 9, UVic_Ocla_1.0, whole genome shotgun sequence genome encodes the following:
- the LOC139417187 gene encoding hepatocyte growth factor activator-like, translating to MMLYFVLLFLPYVLSVRTRMVLPRYETFSARNVNRNSHKVLTVEGKECKFPFRHGGSIHHHCITISFSSSWCSLTHNFDRDFLWGYCAPANTQPIVFVHSSRRFTDPCQVNPCQNGGICTLVPRRRSFECSCPESFTGRHCDQRKCYETIHLRYYDIGKSWGRIYLRNVERCTCVDGEISCERVRYTVCSENPCENDGTCRLITATREEVCACRPGYSGPYCSIASLRRVVPLPQLPSPANVLPDTNQTNHTKPDKKPVCGKRNNKRISVARGRILGGSSALPGTHPWMAALYIGDDIFCAGTLVSSCWVVSAAHCFFRSPLVSKIRVILGQHKFNVTTPDTKTFGVEKYIFPERFSVFNPTLHDIVLVKLKKQDGRCVKKSPFIRPICLPNKDMTFPDQYCCQITGWGHMHEKANKYTNLQEAGVRIVPFERCNLPEVYGNHVTSNMVCAGTNRCVDACQGDSGGPLACVKDDVSFLYGVISWGDGCGKTGKPGVYTKVVNYVNWINTIIKRKPKPK from the exons ATGATGCTATACTTTGTGTTACTTTTCCTACCGTATGTCCTCAGTGTACGAACG CGAATGGTACTCCCAAGATATGAAACGTTTAGTGCAAGAAATGTGAACAGAAATAGTCATAAAG TCCTTACAGTAGAGGGGAAAGAATGTAAATTCCCATTCCGTCATGGAGGAAGCATTCACCATCACTGTATCACCATCAGCTTCTCCAGCTCTTG GTGTTCTCTGACGCACAACTTTGATCGGGACTTTCTCTGGGGATACTGTGCACCTGCGAACACTCAACCCATTG TGTTCGTCCACTCATCACGCAGATTCACAGACCCTTGTCAGGTGAATCCATGTCAAAATGGCGGCATCTGCACTCTGGTCCCCCGCAGACGCTCCTTCGAGTGCTCCTGTCCAGAGAGCTTCACTGGGAGGCACTGTGATCAGA GGAAGTGTTATGAAACCATACACCTGAGATATTACGACATTGGAAAATCATGGGGAAGGATCTACCTTCGTAACGTGGAACGGTGCACATGTGTGGACGGGGAGATCTCCTGTGAGAGAGTCCGCTATACTG TCTGCAGTGAGAACCCCTGTGAGAACGATGGTACGTGCCGACTCATCACAGCCACCAGGGAGGAGGTGTGTGCCTGCAGGCCTGGCTACAGTGGACCCTACTGTAGCATTG CTTCTTTGCGGAGAGTGGTTCCATTGCCACAGCTGCCATCGCCAGCTAATGTCCTTCCTGACACCAACCAAACCAACCACACCAAGCCAGACAAGAAGCCTGTGTGCGGAAAGAGGAACAATAAGAGGATATCGGTGGCCAGAGGTCGTATCCTGGGTGGCAGCTCTGCACTGCCCGGTACCCATCCCTGGATGGCAGCCCTCTACATAGGAGATGACATCTTCTGTGCGGGTACCCTGGTCTCGTCCTGCTGGGTGGTCTCTGCTGCCCACTGCTTCTTCCGCAG TCCCCTTGTGTCAAAGATTCGTGTGATTCTGGGTCAGCATAAGTTCAACGTTACGACTCCTGACACCAAAACCTTTGGAGTGGAGAAGTACATCTTTCCAGAGCGTTTCTCTGTTTTCAATCCAACTCTCCATGACATTG TTCTTGTGAAACTGAAAAAACAAGATGGCCGCTGTGTAAAAAAGAGCCCCTTTATACGGCCAATCTGCCTGCCCAATAAAGACATGACCTTCCCGGACCAATACTGCTGTCAGATTACTGGCTGGGGCCACATGCATGAGA AGGCAAATAAATACACCAACCTGCAGGAGGCCGGGGTGAGGATTGTCCCGTTTGAGAGGTGTAACCTGCCTGAAGTCTACGGCAACCATGTGACCTCCAACATGGTCTGTGCCGGGACCAACCGATGTGTGGATGCCTGCCAG GGTGACTCAGGAGGCCCCCTGGCTTGTGTGAAGGATGATGTCAGCTTCCTGTATGGAGTTATCAGCTGGGGCGATGGCTGTGGAAAGACTGGGAAGCCTGGCGTCTACACCAAAGTCGTTAACTACGTGAACTGGATCAACACAATTATCAAGCGCAAGCCCAAGCCTAAATAA